The Bos javanicus breed banteng chromosome 18, ARS-OSU_banteng_1.0, whole genome shotgun sequence genome has a segment encoding these proteins:
- the HERPUD1 gene encoding homocysteine-responsive endoplasmic reticulum-resident ubiquitin-like domain member 1 protein isoform X3, with the protein MEPEPEPVTLLVKSPNQRHRDLELSADRSWSVGRLKAHLSRVYPERPRPEDQRLIYSGKLLLDHQCLRDLLPKQEKRHVMHLVCNVKSTSKMPEASAKVAESTEQPTGLNQGQSPGDSSSDGLRQREVLRNPSPSGWESISRPEAAQPAFQGLGPGFSGYTTYGWLQLSWFQQMYARQYYMQYLAATAASGAFVPAPSAQEIPVVTAPTPAPIHNQFPAENQPANQNAAPQVVVNPGANQNLRMNAQGGITSGGFHFGRGQFRTSRMMVVLRRL; encoded by the exons ATGGAGCCTGAGCCCGAGCCCGTCACGCTCCTGGTGAAGAGCCCCAACCAGCGCCACCGAGACTTGGAGCTGAGCGCCGACCGCAGCTGGAGCGTGGGCCGCCTCAAGGCCCATCTGAGCCGCGTCTACCCCGAGCGCCCG CGTCCAGAGGACCAGAGGTTAATTTATTCCGGGAAGCTGTTGTTGGATCACCAGTGTCTCAGGGACTTGCTTCCAAAG CAGGAAAAACGGCATGTTATGCATCTGGTGTGCAATGTGAAGAGTACTTCAAAAATGCCCGAAGCCAGTGCCAAG GTTGCTGAATCCACAGAGCAGCCCACTGGTCTTAATCAGGGACAGTCCCCTGGGGATTCCTCAAGCGATGGTTTAAGGCAGCGGGAGGTTCTTCGGAACCCTTCTCCCTCTGGATGGGAGAGCATCTCAAG GCCTGAAGCAGCCCAGCCGGCGTTCCAAGGCCTGGGGCCTGGTTTCTCGGGTTACACAACCTACGGGTGGCTGCAGCTGTCCTGGTTCCAGCAGATGTACGCGCGGCAGTACTACATGCAGTA CTTAGCAGCCACTGCTGCATCAGGGGCTTTTGTCCCCGCACCAAGTGCGCAAGAGATACCTGTGGTCACTGCACCTACTCCAGCCCCAATCCACAACCAGTTTCCAGCTGAAAACCAGCCCGCCAATCAGAACGCTGCTCCACAAGTGGTGGTTAACCCTGGGGCCAATCAGAATCTGCGGATGAATGCTCAAGGAG GCATCACGTCGGGTGGTTTCCATTTCGGCAGAGGCCAGTTCAGAACTTCCCGAATGATGGTGGTCCTCAGGAGGCTGTGA
- the HERPUD1 gene encoding homocysteine-responsive endoplasmic reticulum-resident ubiquitin-like domain member 1 protein isoform X1, with amino-acid sequence MEPEPEPVTLLVKSPNQRHRDLELSADRSWSVGRLKAHLSRVYPERPRPEDQRLIYSGKLLLDHQCLRDLLPKQEKRHVMHLVCNVKSTSKMPEASAKVAESTEQPTGLNQGQSPGDSSSDGLRQREVLRNPSPSGWESISRPEAAQPAFQGLGPGFSGYTTYGWLQLSWFQQMYARQYYMQYLAATAASGAFVPAPSAQEIPVVTAPTPAPIHNQFPAENQPANQNAAPQVVVNPGANQNLRMNAQGGPIVEEDDEINRDWLDWTYSAATFSVFLSILYFYSSLSRFLMVMGATVVMYLHHVGWFPFRQRPVQNFPNDGGPQEAVNQDPNNNFQGGPDPESEDPSHLPPDRDVRGDEQTSPSFMSTAWLVFKTFFASLLPEGPPAIAN; translated from the exons ATGGAGCCTGAGCCCGAGCCCGTCACGCTCCTGGTGAAGAGCCCCAACCAGCGCCACCGAGACTTGGAGCTGAGCGCCGACCGCAGCTGGAGCGTGGGCCGCCTCAAGGCCCATCTGAGCCGCGTCTACCCCGAGCGCCCG CGTCCAGAGGACCAGAGGTTAATTTATTCCGGGAAGCTGTTGTTGGATCACCAGTGTCTCAGGGACTTGCTTCCAAAG CAGGAAAAACGGCATGTTATGCATCTGGTGTGCAATGTGAAGAGTACTTCAAAAATGCCCGAAGCCAGTGCCAAG GTTGCTGAATCCACAGAGCAGCCCACTGGTCTTAATCAGGGACAGTCCCCTGGGGATTCCTCAAGCGATGGTTTAAGGCAGCGGGAGGTTCTTCGGAACCCTTCTCCCTCTGGATGGGAGAGCATCTCAAG GCCTGAAGCAGCCCAGCCGGCGTTCCAAGGCCTGGGGCCTGGTTTCTCGGGTTACACAACCTACGGGTGGCTGCAGCTGTCCTGGTTCCAGCAGATGTACGCGCGGCAGTACTACATGCAGTA CTTAGCAGCCACTGCTGCATCAGGGGCTTTTGTCCCCGCACCAAGTGCGCAAGAGATACCTGTGGTCACTGCACCTACTCCAGCCCCAATCCACAACCAGTTTCCAGCTGAAAACCAGCCCGCCAATCAGAACGCTGCTCCACAAGTGGTGGTTAACCCTGGGGCCAATCAGAATCTGCGGATGAATGCTCAAGGAGGCCCCATTGTGGAAGAAGATGATGAGATAAATCGAGATTGGTTGGATTGGACCTACTCAGCCGCTACGTTTTCCGTGTTTCTCAGTATCCTCTACTTCTACTCCTCCCTGAGCCGATTCCTCATGGTCATGGGGGCCACCGTGGTTATGTACCT GCATCACGTCGGGTGGTTTCCATTTCGGCAGAGGCCAGTTCAGAACTTCCCGAATGATGGTGGTCCTCAGGAGGCTGTGAATCAAGACCCCAACAATAACTTCCAG GGGGGCCCTGATCCTGAAAGTGAAGATCCCAGCCACCTCCCTCCAGACAGGGATGTACGGGGTGACGAGCAGACCAGCCCTTCATTTATGAGCACAGCCTGGCTTGTCTTCAAGACTTTCTTTGCCTCTCTCCTTCCAGAGGGCCCTCCAGCCATAGCAAACTGA
- the HERPUD1 gene encoding homocysteine-responsive endoplasmic reticulum-resident ubiquitin-like domain member 1 protein isoform X2, with translation MEPEPEPVTLLVKSPNQRHRDLELSADRSWSVGRLKAHLSRVYPERPRPEDQRLIYSGKLLLDHQCLRDLLPKQEKRHVMHLVCNVKSTSKMPEASAKVAESTEQPTGLNQGQSPGDSSSDGLRQREVLRNPSPSGWESISSLAATAASGAFVPAPSAQEIPVVTAPTPAPIHNQFPAENQPANQNAAPQVVVNPGANQNLRMNAQGGPIVEEDDEINRDWLDWTYSAATFSVFLSILYFYSSLSRFLMVMGATVVMYLHHVGWFPFRQRPVQNFPNDGGPQEAVNQDPNNNFQGGPDPESEDPSHLPPDRDVRGDEQTSPSFMSTAWLVFKTFFASLLPEGPPAIAN, from the exons ATGGAGCCTGAGCCCGAGCCCGTCACGCTCCTGGTGAAGAGCCCCAACCAGCGCCACCGAGACTTGGAGCTGAGCGCCGACCGCAGCTGGAGCGTGGGCCGCCTCAAGGCCCATCTGAGCCGCGTCTACCCCGAGCGCCCG CGTCCAGAGGACCAGAGGTTAATTTATTCCGGGAAGCTGTTGTTGGATCACCAGTGTCTCAGGGACTTGCTTCCAAAG CAGGAAAAACGGCATGTTATGCATCTGGTGTGCAATGTGAAGAGTACTTCAAAAATGCCCGAAGCCAGTGCCAAG GTTGCTGAATCCACAGAGCAGCCCACTGGTCTTAATCAGGGACAGTCCCCTGGGGATTCCTCAAGCGATGGTTTAAGGCAGCGGGAGGTTCTTCGGAACCCTTCTCCCTCTGGATGGGAGAGCATCTCAAG CTTAGCAGCCACTGCTGCATCAGGGGCTTTTGTCCCCGCACCAAGTGCGCAAGAGATACCTGTGGTCACTGCACCTACTCCAGCCCCAATCCACAACCAGTTTCCAGCTGAAAACCAGCCCGCCAATCAGAACGCTGCTCCACAAGTGGTGGTTAACCCTGGGGCCAATCAGAATCTGCGGATGAATGCTCAAGGAGGCCCCATTGTGGAAGAAGATGATGAGATAAATCGAGATTGGTTGGATTGGACCTACTCAGCCGCTACGTTTTCCGTGTTTCTCAGTATCCTCTACTTCTACTCCTCCCTGAGCCGATTCCTCATGGTCATGGGGGCCACCGTGGTTATGTACCT GCATCACGTCGGGTGGTTTCCATTTCGGCAGAGGCCAGTTCAGAACTTCCCGAATGATGGTGGTCCTCAGGAGGCTGTGAATCAAGACCCCAACAATAACTTCCAG GGGGGCCCTGATCCTGAAAGTGAAGATCCCAGCCACCTCCCTCCAGACAGGGATGTACGGGGTGACGAGCAGACCAGCCCTTCATTTATGAGCACAGCCTGGCTTGTCTTCAAGACTTTCTTTGCCTCTCTCCTTCCAGAGGGCCCTCCAGCCATAGCAAACTGA